A genomic region of Trifolium pratense cultivar HEN17-A07 linkage group LG3, ARS_RC_1.1, whole genome shotgun sequence contains the following coding sequences:
- the LOC123913584 gene encoding 40S ribosomal protein S15-4-like: MGNALLTMFKSADVEVDAAAAAAGVPKKRTFKKFSFRGVDLDALLDMPTDELVKLFSARARRRFQRGLTRKPMALIKKLRKAKMEAPAGEKPEPVRTHLRNMIIVPEMIGSIIGVYNGKTFNQVEIKPEMIGHYLAEFSISYKPVKHGRPGIGATHSSRFIPLK, translated from the exons ATGGGAAATGCGCTTTTGACCATGTTTAAATCG GCAGACGTTGAGGTTGATGCAGCAGCAGCCGCCGCCGGAGTCCCGAAGAAGAGAACGTTTAAGAAGTTCAGTTTCAGAGGAGTTGATTTGGATGCTCTTCTTGACATGCCCACTGATGAGCTCGTTAAGCTCTTTAGTGCTCGTGCTCGTAGAAGGTTCCAGAGAGGTCTCACCAGAAAGCCTATGGCTCTCATCAAAAAGCTTCGCAAAGCG aaAATGGAGGCACCAGCTGGTGAGAAGCCGGAACCTGTTAGGACTCATCTTCGTAACATGATTATTGTACCTGAGATGATTGGGAGCATTATTGGTGTGTACAATGGAAAGACATTTAACCAGGTTGAAATCAAACCTGAGATGATTGGGCATTACCTTGCCGAGTTCTCAATTTCATACAAGCCAGTTAAGCATGGTAGACCTGGTATTGGTGCTACTCACTCTTCCAGGTTCATTCCTCTCAAGTGA
- the LOC123916957 gene encoding 40S ribosomal protein S15-4-like → MADVEVDTAAAAAAGVPKKRTFKKFSFRGVDLDALLDMSTDELVKLFSARARRRFQRGLTRKPMALIKKLRKAKREAPAGEKPEPVRTHLRNMIIVPEMIGSIIGVYNGKTFNQVEIKPEMIGHYLAEFSISYKPVKHGRPGIGATHSSRFIPLK, encoded by the exons ATG GCAGACGTTGAAGTCGATACAGCAGCAGCAGCCGCCGCCGGAGTCCCAAAGAAGAGAACGTTTAAGAAGTTCAGTTTCAGAGGAGTTGATTTGGATGCTCTTCTTGACATGTCCACTGATGAGCTCGTTAAGCTCTTCAGTGCTCGTGCTCGTAGAAGGTTCCAGAGAGGTCTCACCAGGAAGCCTATGGCTCTCATCAAAAAGCTTCGCAAAGCG AAAAGGGAGGCACCAGCAGGTGAAAAGCCAGAACCTGTTAGGACTCATCTTCGTAACATGATTATTGTTCCTGAGATGATTGGGAGCATTATTGGAGTGTACAATGGAAAGACATTTAACCAGGTTGAAATCAAGCCTGAGATGATTGGACATTACCTTGCTGAGTTCTCAATTTCATACAAGCCAGTTAAGCACGGTAGACCTGGTATTGGTGCTACTCACTCCTCCAGGTTCATTCCTCTCAAGTGA